The genomic stretch ACTCCCCTCGGCCATCAGGGGAGCTGGTGTCTCGATACTTGTTGACGGCGTCTATGAAGAACAAGGTGAGGACTTTGATTTTTCTTCCGCTCTTCAAGATCTTGTATTGCTTCTCCAGGTGACTCTTAATGGCCAGCCTGATCTGGATTCGGATCGTTTCTTCTTCACTGATGTCGGCATTGTTTTCTCCGACGGCAAGCTCCAGGATATCGTCCCACTTGCTGATCTTCAGCTTTTTTAGCTTGTGCGGATCTTCCATGACGAACATGTTTTTGTATTGATCCAGGTTCCCAGAACATTCAAAAAGAGAATCGCCGCCTCGAACTTTGACCTGCTTCTTGCGAATCTGCCCGCCCTGCTCCACACAGAACAGTTCGATCTTGGCAAAGAGGTCTTTTGTGAACTCTACGTAACGAACGTATGGGAAGTCTTTCGGTATGGCGCCGTGGACGGTTTTTACCTGGATCTTCTTGACCAGATCCTTTTGATAGGCATCGAAGGAGTCGAGCTTGTAGACCTGGTTGTACCGGCTTTTATGGGTGGCTGAATAACGCAGGACAAACAAAGGATCGATCCCCTCGATGGCTTCCAGAGAGGCGCTCTTCTTCTTCGCTGTGCCCTCGATTTTTTGCGGTTCGTCGATGATGACGATGGGGTGAATATACCGGATGTCTTCCCATAGGATCTGGCCATATTCGTCGGATTGACGGATTTTGTTGGAATCTTTATTGAAGGCCTGGATGTTCATGACCACGATGCTGAGGTCTCTCGTCTCCACAAAACTGCTGCTGATCTTTTTCAAGTTCTTGGAGTCGTAGACGAAGGCATGGTTCATTATGTCCAGGCCGTCGTAGATGCCTTTGAAGTGTTCCCGCAACATGGCCATGGTTTTCTCTACGCCTTTTCGAATGGCAATGGTCGGTACAACGATCATGAACTTCGTAAAGCCATAAGCGCGGTATAATTCGAGAATGGTCCGCAGGTACACGTAGGTCTTGCCTGTGCCTGTTTCCATCTCGATGGTAAAGTTGTTCCCTTTCAGTTCATGATCGGTGAACAGCTTGTTCTTTTGCTGCACCTCGCGAAGGTTGTGCAGGAGCCTTGCCGGTGAAACCAGTTGCGGGTTGCGCACAGGATCGCCTTCGACGAGTTTCTTCATTCTCTGTAGTTGGCGATAGATAGTTCCGTCATCGTGGCGGCTAACGCCTTTAAAGAGGTTGACGACAGAGTTGACGGCATCTTTCTGATAGCCCAACTTGTCATCAAATTGAAAGGCAATACGGTTGGTCATCATGGCACCCCTTATATGAACTCGACGCGATAGGCTTTCTTCTTCAGGCCGCTGTTTTTCTTCATCTGCGCTTCCAATCGGAGCATGCTGTTCGTTTTCAAGCTGATGTCGGCGCCGAAGGCGCTGTCACGGAAGATGATCTTGGTGGGCATGGGCTCGATGGCGGCGATTTTATCAATCATGCTTTCCGTTACGTTTTCTTCCAAGCAAACGAGAACGGTGTCGGCGAAGATATAGGTTCTCTCTCCAATAGAAGCTACTTTCTCCACCTTGGACGATAAGGGGATATCCCGGTGACGGAGCAGGATCTCATAGACCACATCGAGATCGGTAAAGCCGGGGGTGAAGTCCAACCTGTCTTTATCGGTCATGGCGCTTTCATCAAGTGTCATTTGATCGGATTTCATCGCTTCACTGAACCAACGGATATTGGTGTCGGCCACTTTGAAGACCTTGAAGCCGATGTCGAGGTTTTCGATGCCCTTCTTGTCTTTGTTTTCTTCGATGATCTTGTCTCCGGCTCTGCGGATGCGTTCTTTGCCGATTTCGCAGATGTTCTTTAACTTAACGGCATTTCCATAATCTCCACTCTCACAAACTTCAGGTAATTGAACCATAATAAACTTTCTTTTACCCCCATCTTCAGCATTTAGCTGCATAACAGCATCCGCTGATGTTGCTGAACCTGAAAAAAAATCCAAAACAATAGCATTATTATCCGAAGCTATTGTTAGTATATATTTCAATAATAACGTTGGCTTTGGAGTGCTAAATAAACTTGTTACAGGTACTTCTGGAAACAACTTTTTTAATTCATATTTCGCTCTTCTTGTGTGCCCAGTTATCTCCAAATCAATACACAAGCTTGAAGGCGGTAACCCTTTCATTTCATATAAATAAGTCCTTCTTATAAGGCGTGTTTCATCTTCAGAGAAGCGCAGTTCACCTGTCTTTAATTTTTCTTCAATAGTTTCTTTGGAC from Heliomicrobium modesticaldum Ice1 encodes the following:
- a CDS encoding site-specific DNA-methyltransferase translates to MEFSKVQKEIFNPIAENVKKLAQLFPAAVKDGQVDLEALKAELGQFESVSEKMSERYELGWVGKEEAKKLANQDVVGRTLKYVPEESKHPETTENLYIEGDNLEVLKLLRNSYYNKVKMIYIDPPYNTGNDFIYKDNFAMNQRENSALEGEIDEMGERLIVNQKSNGRYHSNWLSMMYPRLKVAKDLLKEDGVIFISIDDNEHSNLKLLCDEVFGSNSFIGDIVWRSSDNSNNNALTFSEDHNYILVYAKSPDWKPNFLNNDSKRQHFKNPDNDPRGPWFDGNPVNNPGLRPNLQFDIITPSGKLIKHPPNGWRWSKETIEEKLKTGELRFSEDETRLIRRTYLYEMKGLPPSSLCIDLEITGHTRRAKYELKKLFPEVPVTSLFSTPKPTLLLKYILTIASDNNAIVLDFFSGSATSADAVMQLNAEDGGKRKFIMVQLPEVCESGDYGNAVKLKNICEIGKERIRRAGDKIIEENKDKKGIENLDIGFKVFKVADTNIRWFSEAMKSDQMTLDESAMTDKDRLDFTPGFTDLDVVYEILLRHRDIPLSSKVEKVASIGERTYIFADTVLVCLEENVTESMIDKIAAIEPMPTKIIFRDSAFGADISLKTNSMLRLEAQMKKNSGLKKKAYRVEFI